The genomic DNA TTGATTTGAgtctctaatccttccccactatatttacctcccccccccccaaaaaaaaaaaaaaaaaaacgttttggctgGACACTTTAAAGCTTCTCACAGAGGTAAGTTGAAAATATCTAAGagttaaagtaattttaaaaagaTAAGCACAACAGTTAATCTGTACGTAATACTTAAAAAAACTAATAATTGTTACCTTTCTCTCTTCAGGTACAGCTTCAAAAATTGTGAATTAAAACCCCCTTAAGAATTCTCAACATGAATGCATCAATAGAAAATGTTGAGGTTGACTGTTCCAAATCCGGAAGACACAATTACTTGTTCATTACTGTCCCAATAATTTACAGCATTATATTCATTGTAGGAATTTTTGGGAATAGTCTTGTGGTTATCGTCATTTATTGCTACATGAAGATGAAGACAGTGGCCAGCATATTTTTAATGAATTTAGCCATTGCGGATTTGTGTTTCGTGATCACATTACCTCTGTGGGCAGCATATACAGCCATGCGCTATGAATGGCCTTTTGGTAGCTTCTTGTGCAAATTGGCATCAGGAGCAATTACATTAAATTTATACACATCTGTACTTCTACTTACGTGTCTCAGCATTGACCGATACAGAGCCATTGTGCACCCAATGAAATCCCGCATTCGCCGCACCATGATGTTTGCCAAGATAAGCTGTACTGCAATATGGATTCTTGCATGTTTAGCTAGCCTCCCCACTTATGTCTTTCGGAGAGTAATCCTCATTAAAGAAGAAAACTTAACAGTTTGTGCTTTTTACTACAAGTCCAATGAAACACAAAAAGTATTGATTGGAATGGCCATCACAAAGAATGTTCTTGGATTTTTCATTCCTTTATTGATAATTTTGACAAGCTACATCTTCATTGGGAAGACACTGAAGTCAACATTCCAAAGGCAAAGAGGCAAATCCAGGTATGATGACATACTTAAAATGATAGTGGCAATcgttctggtgttcttcttctgttgGCTTCCACATCAAGTGTTTACTTTTCTGGACATTTTGATCCAGCTGGGGCACATAAAAAGTTGTGTGGTAGAAGACATTGTAGACTCGGCTATGCCAATTACCATATGCATTGCTTACTTCAACAGTTGTCTGAACCCATTTTTGTATGGGTTTTTTGGCAAGAATTTCCGGAAGCACTTCCTGCAACTTCTTAAATACATACCACCACAGATAAGGACACATGCAAGCCTGAACACGAAAACAAGTACTCTTTCTTATCGACCATCAGACAATAACAGAGCCTTAGTCCGAAACCCTTTGAAGTTGAATGAACATGAAGAAATACATACAGGGGGTACTTAAAATGGGAATAATAAGAGACGGCAAAACATAGCATTTGTATACAATACAAGGGCATGGGGATGGATGAGTCAAGTTGTAgagaaaaatcacactttttattgaggaaaaaaatcttATATGTCAATTATATACACTGCAATTATGTTAGCCAATTTCACTACTGAGTCATACCAATATGTGCTCTATAGCCACCGACATGCGTATTCCAATCACTTCCTGCTTTTGGGTGTCAGCTGGGATGGTCTATCTGATATAATAGCATGAGTGAACCCAGTGCTATAATAAACGAAAAACTGCCAAGAAAACAGTGAACTatttctgggggcattctgtacacagtctGTAGATAAAGAACAACCCTTTTTTGCCACAGATAAAAGGACGTGACATTTAATTTTTTGGGCAGTTTTTGAAAGTTATATCTGGCCAAGGATTGAAAAAGGAAGCACATTTatagtaataatataaaaaattataatcaTCATCATGTGGAACTTTTATAGCTGTCTGTTTTATAGCTGTTTTTCACTTTTCAACCCCTTGCCAGTTATTGCTGGAAGATAAAGACAGGGTAGAgtccaaatgtttttgttgttaccagaacaggaactgaagggagatataaatattttttatggtgATCGCTGGCAAGGATTGTTtctctgagacagaaagtgagagcATACATTTTAACTCTTGCCTTAACTcttcccataactaaacactttaaAGCCTAAGCATTGCCAAAAGAAGAGCACAACATTACTACTAATGCACTGTGTCCCTTATGCTCCTGGCTCATCCTCCAATACCCCCCTACCCCAACTGCCATAATCTTCCAGGGTGGTGCCTATGACAGGTCCCTCAGCAATAAAAATCCCCCCCATGcaccagaaaattacagtggctgggTGAGGGGGATCAGAGGAAGATTTCAACTAATGCAGGAGGCAGCAGCACaagcacactatattaccaaaagtattgtaaggcctgcctttacaagcacatgaactttaatggcatcccagtcttagtccgtaagggttcaatattgagttggcccaccctttgcagctataacagcttcaactcttctgggaaggttgtccacaaggtttaggagtgtgtctattggaatgtttgaccattcttccagaagcgcatttgtgaggtcaggcactgatgtggaagagaaggcctggcttacagtctccactctaattcatccagaAGGTGTTCTaattggttgaggtcaggactttgtgcagaccagacaagttcctccacctcaaactcactcatccttgtcttcatggaccttgctttgtgcactggtccaaatcatttggtggaggggggattatagtgtggggttgtacttcaggggttgggcttggccccttagttccagtgaagggaactcttaaggtgtcaacataccaggacattttggacaatttcatactcccaactttatggggacattttggagatggccccttcctgtttcaacatgactgtgtaccagtgcacaaagcaagctgcatggatgagtgagtttggggtggaggaacttgactggcctgcacagagtcctgacctcaacctaatagaacacctttgggattaattagagtgcagactgGGAGCTAGGCCttttctccaacatcagtgcctgacctcatggtcaaacaatcccatgtaatatagtgtattaaaCTTAAGCTTTACTGAAGTTGCATTTTACATTAAAAAAGTGTGgttttctttacatttttaaaaGTGCTGAATTGGTTGTTGCTTGTGCAaactaatatatacagtatgaaaAATCAGGGAGAGTGAGACACTTATCATTAAAACATACACTATTTCTGTAATTGTGAACCCTGATAACTGAACTGAAACCACTGATAACTCATCTTCCAAAATGTTCATGTCAGCACAATACAAATAGAATGTTTGCTATTTTTGCTGCACCCAATCACTTTTATCTGCACTGTTTCATTGTATAAGCTCAAAGATGCActagacttatgccgtgtacacacaatcggactttacggcatacttggtccggcgaacctgagtccgtcagacaattcgatcgtgtgtgggctccagctgacttttttttctcaaaagtttgacggacttagatttgaaacatgtttcaaatctgtccgacggactcgagtccggttgaaaagtccgctcgtctgtatgctagtccgaccgacaaaaactgacgctagggcagctattggctactggctatgaacttccttgttttagtccggtcgtacgtcatcacgtacaaatccataggactttggttgatcgtgtgtaggcaagtccgttcattcagaaagtccgtcgtaaagtccgttgaaaagtccgccagacaaagtctgccgtaaagtctgctcatgtgtacgtggcattagaagcaAAACCCAGCTGACAGAATACTTGCTATAAGCTCTTTCTAGGCTCCACATTCCAGAAGAATACAGTTCATATACATGCATGTACAATTCATTTTGGTGAATTAACTGAATGAATGAGAGAATGGATGAATGATTGCACAAATGAACAAACTTTTATTACCATACCTCATCTTAACAAAGAATCCTTTCAGAATGTACTTTAATATAGACACCTTTACCAAATGTTtaaatgtacagtactgtgcaaaagttttaggtaggtgtgaagaaatgttgtaaagtaaaaatgcttcaataaaaacacatttaaattgcttatttttatcagtttacaaaatgcaaagtgagctaaCAGAGGAAAAattgaaatcaaatcaatatttggtattaCTACTCTATGGCTTCaagccagcatcaattcttacacttgcacaaagtgcGATTAACCAAttgtaccaagcaggtgctaaaAATTAACAATTTAACAGGTAGGTTGAAACATAGTCAATAACTGAAACAggaacagctgtgtaggaggcttaaaactgggttatgaacagccaaactctgctactaaggtgaggttatacaagacagtttcatgtcacaggtcatacaccatggcaaggctgagcacagcaacaagaaacAAGGTAGGTATACTGCAtaagcaaggtctctcccaggcaaagatttcaaagcagtgatacaaaaaagacgtcACTTGCCCCCACCTTTGGCTggttatcgcagtaagaagcattggaaggctaagaACAGGTataaacaagaccaaggataaatctaagggaaaaaaagaagcttaacttaccgaccagctcgaGCTGGTACAagaagatacttatccatcatgccatgccatcagggaggcatgtgatcgACCACAAATattttctgcagcaggacaacaacccaagCATGCAGAAATTATTGTTAAGAACTATCTGCAGTGTAAAAAAGAACACAGAGTCCTGGAAGTGGTGATTTGGCCCTTGcagagctctgatctcaacatcattgagcctgtctgggattacatCAAGAAacaaaaggatttgaggcagtctacatccacagaggatctgtggttagtttacctagaagaattgaggctgtttctatttctgaaagtattcttaatttacagaattttttcacacctgcataaaacaacttttgcacagtagtgtaatatatatatatatatatatgtttatttatttacatGTTATGATTGGTATGCCTGCACATATGTTTTACAACCACATTCTGTTTTATTAACTATATTAAtcattgtttttattaaaaataagatcTCCCTGCCATAGTGTGGATATATCCTTTGCTACTTTTGTGTTTGAGATGTTCCTACCTATCTATCTTGGGACTTATTCACTACTACATCATGTATCTCCCATAATATCAAATTAATAAATCATCTAATAGGAAGAATGTGTCCTTATCATAACAGCCATGGCAGAAGGGCTGGTCTGGAAACTTAATATTAGAGATCTTGAAAACCCAGAGATAAGAGACAGATTATAAACCAACCAACATTGACCAACATTACCAAAAATGGAAATATTCGTGTTGGGTAGACAAATCCTAGAGCTAATGTGAGGATACTTatgcatatttataataatatTAGTAAGTATTGTTTAGAATTCATTGTACATATTTATTTAAGCTACAGATGGTTTCAGAGTTATTATAAAGTGGCCATATGCTGGGTTTTTGGTCCTTTAGAAAAAATATTAATACCTATTATTGTTCCTTAGCTATTTGAGGACAGTTATTTCTTTTAACCTGTGTTATGATTAACAGCCAGGTGGTCTGAAACACAGTGGCATTCATACTTGTAATTTTTAAGGCTTATGcattttccatttaaaaaaatgaaaatacatgaaaaaaaatgtaaaaaccttttACCAGGTGTTGATACGCTTTACCCAGAGCTTATGCCCATTTTAATGTGTGTTGCATTGTACTTAGCATTGCACATTAACGCAAGTAATGATTTGAATGGAAACACATAAGCGTTATAGCACAAGGTGGGAATTATAAGTTGTCATTCACCTTGCATTTAAAATTGATGAAAGTGGAAAAATAACGCTGGACTTTTGGGTTAACTCACTAGTATTGCTATCATAAATTATTGATGTTGAAGTAACTGATCTGGTTACTGGGCAGGCAGCTTCtataccccagaggatctccaccgtctacttggcttgtagtgtaatgtaacaaaaattaaaaatgatgtGCCACACCATTGCTAaggcaaatattgttttttttttttttttttttcacaattgtcagtcgttctttgtttatagcgcaaaaaataaaaaccgcagaggtgatcaaatatttgagggaaaaaaaaggacacagattttatttaggtacagtgttacacgacagcacaattgtcagttaaagtaacacagtgctgtatcgcaaaaaatggcctgaccagaaaagggggtaaatcctctgaAGTTGAAGGGGGtaaaacagtctatttgcctttaataaatcaaccccttggaACTA from Aquarana catesbeiana isolate 2022-GZ linkage group LG04, ASM4218655v1, whole genome shotgun sequence includes the following:
- the AGTR1 gene encoding type-1 angiotensin II receptor codes for the protein MNASIENVEVDCSKSGRHNYLFITVPIIYSIIFIVGIFGNSLVVIVIYCYMKMKTVASIFLMNLAIADLCFVITLPLWAAYTAMRYEWPFGSFLCKLASGAITLNLYTSVLLLTCLSIDRYRAIVHPMKSRIRRTMMFAKISCTAIWILACLASLPTYVFRRVILIKEENLTVCAFYYKSNETQKVLIGMAITKNVLGFFIPLLIILTSYIFIGKTLKSTFQRQRGKSRYDDILKMIVAIVLVFFFCWLPHQVFTFLDILIQLGHIKSCVVEDIVDSAMPITICIAYFNSCLNPFLYGFFGKNFRKHFLQLLKYIPPQIRTHASLNTKTSTLSYRPSDNNRALVRNPLKLNEHEEIHTGGT